In a single window of the Xylanibacillus composti genome:
- a CDS encoding CidA/LrgA family protein: MAGFAWLLAFWCAGEGIVRLFDLPLPGNVLGLLGMLAALHLKWLKLEWVEGAAQFLLSHMMLFFAPIVVGTMVFYPFLMKEWLPISLMLILGTLAAIAAAGAAAERFSQDKKGEEQHGQ; this comes from the coding sequence ATGGCAGGCTTTGCGTGGTTGTTGGCATTTTGGTGTGCGGGGGAGGGAATTGTCCGGTTGTTCGATTTGCCTCTGCCCGGCAATGTGTTGGGGCTGCTCGGAATGTTGGCGGCACTGCATCTCAAGTGGTTGAAGCTGGAGTGGGTGGAGGGAGCTGCGCAATTTTTGCTTTCTCATATGATGTTGTTTTTTGCGCCGATTGTTGTTGGAACGATGGTGTTTTACCCCTTTCTGATGAAGGAATGGCTGCCAATTAGTCTCATGCTTATATTGGGGACGCTTGCTGCTATTGCTGCAGCAGGTGCAGCTGCGGAACGATTCAGCCAAGACAAGAAAGGAGAAGAGCAGCATGGGCAATGA